The stretch of DNA GCTGGTTGATGCTCGTCGGTATGCACATCAACCAGCGTGCCATAAATATCAAACAAAACTAGCGGACGACCAGACATGCCTGTGCCTCCGCGACCAACCGTTGGCGATATTCCCAGCTAAACCATTCGTTGCGAGCGATCCGCAGCAAATAGCAACCCATATAAAATTGGCCACGTTGAGTAAAGGCGGCAAATTCCTCTTGATCAAAATCGCTCAACAAGCCATAACGATCATAAACCCGACGGATTAACCACTCGGCAGCGGTTGGATCGCCTGTGACATTGAAGAAGGCATGCTTCAATTCAGCCACCATACAACCAATATCAATCGCTGGATCATCGTGGCGGGATCGCTCCCAATCGATTAATGCAAGTTCTTCCGGAGCAGTAAAGAGCATGTTCGCCGGGGTTGCATCGCCATGAATCATCGAGCGCAGGCCTTGATGCAACATATCGCTGGCTTGCCAATGCACTTGGAGCATGCGTAAATTGGCCAACGCTGCATGATTGAGCAATTCTTGTTCACGCAATTGACGCAACAATTTTTCCCAATATTCCCAAGCATTGGTCACATCGATTTTATCGGTGGTGGCGGTGCGGCGGTGCAAGGTGGCCAACCAACCAGTAATCGTATTGACATAGGCCATCAATGGGCCAAGATTGCGGGTTTGCAGGGTGGTTTCGAGAATTGTGCCCCAGCTTTGGCCTGGCAGCCATTCAGTGATCAACAGCAGGCGCTCAGGGTCGGTCGCCAGTGGGCGTGGCACCAAATAGGGGGCTTGGGCAAAACCAAGCGCATGCAATTGCGCCAGCGTCGTGGCTTCACGGTTCAACAACGTGCGTGAGTAGGTCGGCAAAAAGCGACGGCCATCTAGGCCAGTTTTATGCTCAAACGACTTAATCACCACGTGCACGCCGCTATGGGCTTCATGCACACGTTGCACGCTGGGAGTATTCATAATTGGTTCGACATTGAACGTTGGATGTAGCGTGAAAATCCCTAAACTTGGCAGGGCTTGATCACGTAGCGCAGGAAATGCGCGATGATCTGAGAGCAGCATGATCGTCATCGTTCGCCCGCTCCTTCCTTATATACGAGTTCCACCACCATCGGTTGGGCGGCTCACATTGCCGCTAGTGGGGAATGGCTAGAATGTAATTGTAATGATTTATACCATTAACAAACATCATGTATTCCTTCACCCCCAGCCCCTCTCCCACTGCGGTGGGCGAGGGGAGCACTGTTGGAGCGGTTCCCCCTCGCCTCGCATGCGGGAGAGGGGGTCAGGGGGTGAGGGGAAGCATTGCGTTGCCAAGACAATAAATCATTACATATAGCACCTAACTAGCAAAAGTGTCGCTGATTGCAGCCTATTCAGCAATGGTTGAATAGTCCTTGCTTCCTCACAGATAGTTAGGCCTTTTTAATTTGTGTAAACGTTTACAAATACTAACATAGCTAGCTAGTATTGTTAATCACAGTCAAGGGAGTAGAAATAGGTGATTCGTGATACTACACTGAGGTGATTAACAATCCCCTGTAGGAGTTATTAATCACCTCGCTTGACCTCAATTAACATTAACAAAAACTAACTATTAGACCAAGATCAGGAGTTTAAATGTGATTTCTCTCGCGAGGCAGTTTATTCGACCGCGCCGTGCAATTTATTGGCTGATTTACGGGCAATCAGTTGTAATGGCACGAGTTCTGTAAAGAGAAAACGAAAACTTCCGCAGCGTTCAAGCATTTGGGGGCCGTAGAGTGCCAGCACCCAGCGCCAATAGGCTGATAAACCATGTTGCTCGCCATTACGAACCTCGCCGCCTCGCGCAATAAAATCATCGGTCAATGAAGTTAATACGCTGTTGGCTTCTGGCTCGCTTGCCGCAAGTTTTTGCAACCAATGACGATAAAACTTGCGCCATGGATTATCGTTTTGTTGCCACCATGCTAAGCGTTCGCTTGGCATGTTTGGTGCTGTAGCTTCTTGCCACGCTTGCTGGTAACTATGAGCAATAACCAACGGTTGTTGAATGCCCAAGCCGCCAGCGGTGATTGGCCAATGAAACCAACCTTCGGGCAAGCTAACGCTGTTGTTCAAACGCTGGTGAATCAAATCGCCCACATAGGCGACCATGCTGCCTTGTTGAATGATTTGTTGACCATAGCGCCATAAGGTTGTACGCACCTGCTCGCGATGGCTGGCCCCAAGGTTAACCCGCAGGCCAATCGCTTGGCAAAGATAGGTACAAGCGCCATTATACACCTCAATTTTATTAAGAATTGCAGGGGTATTGGTGATCGTCTGAGCAGTTTGGTTAATATATTCGCCAATCAGACTATGATCAAGTTGCCATGTGCCTTGAGCATCAAGCGTCAAAAAGAGCCAATGTGGTGCTTGTTGTGGTAATTCGCTGGGTAATTGCCCATTAATTGCCATTGCACCAGTTTTTTGCTCGTTCAGATTGAGGCCACAACTCACACACCAGGTTTGCAGTGCTCGCCAAGCTTTGCGCATTTCCTCAGGATCAGTGGCGATAATCGTTAGATCATCGACGAAGCGCACGATTTGCACATGAGCATGCAACTCAAGATATTGCTCCATCAAACGCAACACCAACTCGCCTAAAATGTCTGAAATTGGACGATGATTGGGGATACCAACCTGCTGCTGGGTTGCTTGCTGATTGACTTGCAACGGCACTGCCATATATTCAGCAAAAAAGCCGATTTGTTGCTCACTCAAGCCCATGCGCTGCAAAACATTCAGCACAAATTGCTGATTGAGCGACGGATAATAATCGCGGAAATCGGTTTTGAGCACATACATGGCTTGATCGGGCGTGGCGTGTAAGCCAAGCTGAATTTCGGCGTTGATCAAACGTAATGCAACTTCGAGATTATGCTCATAATTGCCATCATACTCAGCCAATTGGCTCCATTGCTGCAAACGCTCAATTTCCGCCGCCCGACTGGCAAAAATCGAATTAGGATTACCATACAGTTCAAGTTGCTCAGCAGCATCGAGCGTGAGCGGGCGGCGCAAGGTGTGCCACAAATTAACGCTTTTGGAAACTGCATAGCTTTCGGCAATCAGCTTATTCAAATCGCGATCATAGCCGCGATCTTGGGCGATGCGCTTGAGTTTTTTCAGGGGCAAGCTGCTGTTAACCCGACAAAATTTGGCAAAATAATCTTGCCAATGCTCGGCAACGACATGATGCAAACAGGCGGTCAGTAAATCTTCTTGCAAAAATAAGCGCCATTTGGTACGGGCATACTGAGCAACCGCCGTAACTCCCGCCTTAGGCCAGTGCCAATCGGCCAACTGGGCCCGCACAATCATCAAGGCATCGGCCAATTCTTTGCGCATAATTGTGTCGCCTAAAATCTGGCGAGCCTCGGCCCGAGTAGCAGCGCTATAAAAACTATCTTTGGCAATCCGCCGCAAAATCGCGCAAAGCGTGTCGCTATCAATTTCATCAGGCTCAGTTTGCAGCGCTTTGTTCAATTCGTTGCGGGTTTCAGGCTCAAATTGATTATGAAACACTGCATCGAGCACCGTCGCATGTTTGGTCTCGGTACTCGGCTGATTAATCTGGGTAACAAGGCTTTGGGCTTGCTCAGGGTAGCTCGCCGCTACTTCAGCATGATCAAGCCATTCTTGAAATAATGCGCCAAAAATCGAGACTAATTCGGCTCGTAGTTGTCCGCTAGCTAATTCGCGCTCTAGCTCAGCCGACCACCAAGCGGTCAATTCGCTGCTCGCAGGCGTAGCCGGATCGCTCAGTAAACGCATGTTGGTGATGCTTGGGTGCAGCGGCTGTTTGGCAAAAGTTAGCTGCTGGAGCTGCTCGTGGAGCAGATTGATCCGAGCGTGGGGTTCTTCAATTGTAGCTAAACGTTGGCTAATTTCAGCATAGGTTGCAAGGGCTTGCTCGCGTTGCAAGCCCAGCTCGCGCAATTTAATCGCAGTTACCAATTGTTCACTTGCAGTTAACATCAGTGCCTCCAGCGTGGAGCACCTTCTGCTAGCTTTTGTGCATCAACTCGCTCAATGCGGCGAAACTTTGGGAACGTTCGGCAAAAACATAGTGCACAGGCAAAACCGTAATCCCCGTTGAGCCAATCGAACGCAAATGATCGATGGCTGGCAAAATGTTGGCGCTATCGACGACCAACGAGACTGCGTACCAGCCTTCACCACCATCGCGGCTCCAAACTGGCGAAACAGTTGGGCCTTGCAAGCCCGCCAAAGCTGCATGGGCCACGACCCTTGCGCCAACATCAGCGACATCCGAGCCTGGCACGTTGGCAATCAACGAAACATAGGTTTTGGCGCGATGGCGAGCTTCGATCAGCTCTAAAATCGATTGAACAACCCGTTGTTTTTGCGAACTTTCCCGTAGCGACCGTCGGTTGGCGATTAATGCAGCTTGCGCTTGCAGAATCGTGCCTCCTTGAATCATTTTGAGATGATTATCGCGTAGGGTTGTCCCAGTGGCTGTCAAATCGGCGATGATATCGGCATATCCCAACGAAGGCGCGGCCTCGGTTGCCCCTTGCGAGTCGATCAGCGCAAAAACATTGATGCCTTGCTGATGACACCATTGGCGCACCAAATTGGGAAACTTGGTGGCGATCCGCAATTGGCGGCCAGCACGGGCATACTCCGCCGCCAAATCGGCCACATCACGCCACGAGGTTACGTCAATCCAATGATCAGGCACAGCCAGCACTAAATCGCAGTAGCCAAAGCCCAAATCTTTATAGACCACCACTAAATCATCGCTCTCGCCGCCCAGTTCCTCGACCAAATCATAGCCACTTACGCCCAAATCAATCGAGCCATCGGCGACTTTTTCGACAATATCGGGAGCACGATGCAACAAGACTTCAACTTCGGGCAGCGCTTTAATCGAAGCCGTGTAGCGACGCGGATTAGGCCGTGAGACTTTCAGGCCACAGCTTTCAAAAAAGCGAAACGTATCATCAGCAAGAGCGCCTTTGGAAGGCACAGCAAAACGTAGCATTAGCGCGTTATCTCCACAGTCCATTCAGCAGTTACGTCGGGCAGATTCAAACGACGCACCTGCATTTCGATCTTCCAGCGCCCAACCAAGCTTAGCGCTCCTGAGGTCGCGGTAAAACGTCCATCAGCAGCAGGTTCGAGCATTGCCACTTGTTGGCCAGCTTCGAGATCAAGCGATTCAAAGCGTAAGCGTACTCGATCTGGGCGAATTACGCCATTCGCATCGCGGACGGTTGCACTAAATTGACGCTCACCAGGCCGATTATCATCAGTATCGAGGGTCATAGTTAAATCTTCACGCTGGGCTGTTAGATAAAGCGGCTGAGCGATACGCGGGGTTGGTGTTGGCAAGGTTGGTCGGGCAGTGCCACCAGCGCTGGGAGCGGCTTTGACTGGATGCGGCGTTTGGGTCAAGGCACTAGCAACCAGAATCACCCCGATCGCCAAAGCACTTTCCAAGCCCAAAGTCAGGCCAATTTTGACGACGGTTGTTTGATCTTTGGCGGCTTGCAGGCGTGGATTAAGCTTACGCCAATGCCAAAAGCCCAGCAGTAACGCCGCCAACATCACCGCCAACTTGATCAACAAGGTCTGGCCGTAGCGCGATTCCCACAAGCCTGCCAAGGTTGGCAATTGGTCAAAGGTACGCATCGTGCCAGTCAAGACAACCATCGCAATGCTAAACAAGGCCAACGGGCTAAATCGGGCAATCAGCCATGCCAAGGCACTGTTGCGTAAGGCAGCTTCTGTTTTGCGCAACACCCAAGCACTCAAAGCCATGCCAATCAAGCCACCAAACCAAACCGCCGCCGTCAGCATATGCAGCCAATCTGAGGCTACAGGCGTGATTGGATCGTCGATGTTGGCCGCTGCATGGCCGCTCATACTGAAGGTCAAGAGGCTTAAACTTGCCAAAGCCAAAGCGGCATAGCCCATTGGTTTTTGGTAAGCAGCCAAGAACGTCAGCGGAATTAACAGCGTAATCGCAACCAAGCGAATCAAAGCCAACACGCCCCAACGGCTAATCGCCATCGAGGAAAGCACATCGGCATATTGAATTGATGCCAAACTACCATCGCCAAAATCGCTGGCGCGTACCACAAATTCCCAAACCGAGCCAATCAACAACAAAACTAAACTCAATTGAGTCAGCCAAATCGTTGGCCGAACCAGCAAAGGCAAGCGCGATTCAGGATTATGTTGAATTGCAGGCAAGAGCAAAATCAACAACCACGCTAAACCGCCAATTGCCCCTAAGCCGCCAGTTAAGGCGATTGAACGCCCGCTGACCACGCCCCAATTTAAGCTAGCATCGGCAGTTGCGCTAACTTCGACCGAGGGCGCAGTCGGAGCAACTCCAGT from Herpetosiphon gulosus encodes:
- a CDS encoding aminoglycoside phosphotransferase family protein: MTIMLLSDHRAFPALRDQALPSLGIFTLHPTFNVEPIMNTPSVQRVHEAHSGVHVVIKSFEHKTGLDGRRFLPTYSRTLLNREATTLAQLHALGFAQAPYLVPRPLATDPERLLLITEWLPGQSWGTILETTLQTRNLGPLMAYVNTITGWLATLHRRTATTDKIDVTNAWEYWEKLLRQLREQELLNHAALANLRMLQVHWQASDMLHQGLRSMIHGDATPANMLFTAPEELALIDWERSRHDDPAIDIGCMVAELKHAFFNVTGDPTAAEWLIRRVYDRYGLLSDFDQEEFAAFTQRGQFYMGCYLLRIARNEWFSWEYRQRLVAEAQACLVVR
- a CDS encoding reverse transcriptase domain-containing protein, which translates into the protein MLTASEQLVTAIKLRELGLQREQALATYAEISQRLATIEEPHARINLLHEQLQQLTFAKQPLHPSITNMRLLSDPATPASSELTAWWSAELERELASGQLRAELVSIFGALFQEWLDHAEVAASYPEQAQSLVTQINQPSTETKHATVLDAVFHNQFEPETRNELNKALQTEPDEIDSDTLCAILRRIAKDSFYSAATRAEARQILGDTIMRKELADALMIVRAQLADWHWPKAGVTAVAQYARTKWRLFLQEDLLTACLHHVVAEHWQDYFAKFCRVNSSLPLKKLKRIAQDRGYDRDLNKLIAESYAVSKSVNLWHTLRRPLTLDAAEQLELYGNPNSIFASRAAEIERLQQWSQLAEYDGNYEHNLEVALRLINAEIQLGLHATPDQAMYVLKTDFRDYYPSLNQQFVLNVLQRMGLSEQQIGFFAEYMAVPLQVNQQATQQQVGIPNHRPISDILGELVLRLMEQYLELHAHVQIVRFVDDLTIIATDPEEMRKAWRALQTWCVSCGLNLNEQKTGAMAINGQLPSELPQQAPHWLFLTLDAQGTWQLDHSLIGEYINQTAQTITNTPAILNKIEVYNGACTYLCQAIGLRVNLGASHREQVRTTLWRYGQQIIQQGSMVAYVGDLIHQRLNNSVSLPEGWFHWPITAGGLGIQQPLVIAHSYQQAWQEATAPNMPSERLAWWQQNDNPWRKFYRHWLQKLAASEPEANSVLTSLTDDFIARGGEVRNGEQHGLSAYWRWVLALYGPQMLERCGSFRFLFTELVPLQLIARKSANKLHGAVE
- the hisG gene encoding ATP phosphoribosyltransferase, which produces MLRFAVPSKGALADDTFRFFESCGLKVSRPNPRRYTASIKALPEVEVLLHRAPDIVEKVADGSIDLGVSGYDLVEELGGESDDLVVVYKDLGFGYCDLVLAVPDHWIDVTSWRDVADLAAEYARAGRQLRIATKFPNLVRQWCHQQGINVFALIDSQGATEAAPSLGYADIIADLTATGTTLRDNHLKMIQGGTILQAQAALIANRRSLRESSQKQRVVQSILELIEARHRAKTYVSLIANVPGSDVADVGARVVAHAALAGLQGPTVSPVWSRDGGEGWYAVSLVVDSANILPAIDHLRSIGSTGITVLPVHYVFAERSQSFAALSELMHKS
- a CDS encoding CopD family protein produces the protein MKRILVVALFVLCLWPSVAAAHALVIESSIVDGAVLDVAPAEVVLRFSEPLDRSYSSLTLYNEQSQPIGLPQTQFPAADSMQVALPAELRPGEYTLIYKVLSTADGHRSAGSLLFSIGTGVAPTAPSVEVSATADASLNWGVVSGRSIALTGGLGAIGGLAWLLILLLPAIQHNPESRLPLLVRPTIWLTQLSLVLLLIGSVWEFVVRASDFGDGSLASIQYADVLSSMAISRWGVLALIRLVAITLLIPLTFLAAYQKPMGYAALALASLSLLTFSMSGHAAANIDDPITPVASDWLHMLTAAVWFGGLIGMALSAWVLRKTEAALRNSALAWLIARFSPLALFSIAMVVLTGTMRTFDQLPTLAGLWESRYGQTLLIKLAVMLAALLLGFWHWRKLNPRLQAAKDQTTVVKIGLTLGLESALAIGVILVASALTQTPHPVKAAPSAGGTARPTLPTPTPRIAQPLYLTAQREDLTMTLDTDDNRPGERQFSATVRDANGVIRPDRVRLRFESLDLEAGQQVAMLEPAADGRFTATSGALSLVGRWKIEMQVRRLNLPDVTAEWTVEITR